The Sorangiineae bacterium MSr11367 genome window below encodes:
- a CDS encoding MHS family MFS transporter, which yields MRNSDTRAIVKVAVASFVGTAIEWYDFFLYGTAAALVFNKLFFPKFDPLMGTLLSFATFAVGFVARPVGGVVFGHYGDRIGRKAMLSLTLLIMGLATFAIGLLPTYDSIGVLAPVCLVALRLFQGFGLGGEWGGAVLMAVEHAPPNRRGFYGSWPQTGVPAGLLLSTGTFALVSRMPEADFLAWGWRIPFLATVVLVGVGAFIRFHVVESPAFAQVKEEKQEAKLPILEVLRKYKKSVALAMGARLAENAFFYIYTTFVLAYATEHLKVARQTVLTGVLLAAAIDLAAIPFFGHLSDRFGRRPVYMFGAAFSLLFVCPFFWLVDTARAELLWCAIIVGVSVGHAAMYGPQASFFSELFGARVRYSGASLGYQLASVLAGGLSPMIAASLLRSAGGSWWSVAVYMMALALLTLIAVYFASETATVDPGPPKGGSPDDEPSVGIAPTASRSV from the coding sequence ATGAGAAATTCCGATACGCGCGCCATCGTGAAAGTCGCCGTCGCCAGCTTCGTGGGCACGGCCATCGAGTGGTACGACTTCTTCCTCTACGGCACCGCGGCGGCGCTGGTGTTCAACAAACTCTTCTTCCCCAAGTTCGATCCGCTCATGGGCACGTTGCTCTCGTTTGCGACGTTCGCCGTCGGATTCGTGGCCCGCCCGGTGGGCGGCGTGGTCTTTGGCCACTACGGCGATCGCATCGGCCGCAAAGCGATGCTCAGTTTGACCTTGCTCATCATGGGCCTGGCCACCTTCGCCATCGGCCTTTTGCCCACCTACGACAGCATCGGCGTTCTCGCCCCCGTCTGCTTGGTGGCGTTGCGTCTCTTCCAGGGATTCGGCCTCGGGGGCGAATGGGGCGGCGCCGTCCTCATGGCCGTCGAACACGCGCCACCGAACCGGCGCGGCTTCTACGGCAGCTGGCCGCAGACCGGTGTTCCGGCCGGGTTGCTCTTGTCGACGGGCACCTTCGCCCTGGTCTCGCGCATGCCGGAAGCCGACTTCCTCGCCTGGGGATGGCGCATCCCCTTCCTTGCCACCGTGGTCCTGGTCGGGGTTGGCGCCTTCATTCGATTTCACGTCGTGGAGAGCCCCGCCTTCGCGCAGGTGAAAGAAGAGAAGCAAGAAGCGAAGCTGCCCATCCTGGAGGTGCTGCGCAAATACAAGAAGAGCGTGGCCCTGGCGATGGGCGCCCGCCTCGCGGAAAATGCCTTCTTCTACATCTACACGACGTTCGTGCTCGCCTATGCCACCGAGCACCTGAAGGTCGCGCGCCAAACGGTGCTCACCGGTGTGCTGCTCGCCGCCGCCATCGATCTCGCGGCCATTCCCTTCTTTGGGCACCTGTCGGATCGCTTTGGACGAAGGCCCGTCTACATGTTCGGCGCCGCCTTCTCGCTTCTCTTCGTCTGTCCCTTCTTCTGGCTCGTCGACACCGCACGTGCCGAGCTTCTTTGGTGCGCCATCATCGTCGGCGTCTCCGTCGGCCACGCGGCCATGTACGGCCCCCAGGCCAGCTTCTTCTCGGAGCTCTTCGGCGCCCGCGTGCGCTACAGCGGCGCCTCGTTGGGCTACCAACTGGCCTCCGTCCTCGCCGGCGGCCTCTCCCCGATGATCGCCGCGAGCCTCCTGCGCAGCGCCGGCGGCTCCTGGTGGAGCGTCGCCGTCTACATGATGGCCCTCGCCTTGCTCACGCTCATCGCCGTCTACTTCGCCTCGGAAACCGCCACGGTGGATCCGGGGCCCCCGAAAGGCGGCTCACCGGACGACGAGCCTTCCGTCGGCATCGCCCCCACGGCATCGCGTTCCGTGTAA
- a CDS encoding VOC family protein has translation MFDNQAVLVAFIAAKDLTVARSFYAGTLGLEVESEDSFALVCKANGTTLRIQKVDALTPQVFTVLGWTVPSVAAAVDALAQRGVAFERYEGMPQDERGIWTAPGGTRVAWFKDPHGNTLSLSGG, from the coding sequence ATGTTCGACAACCAGGCTGTCCTCGTTGCATTCATCGCGGCAAAGGATCTCACGGTAGCCCGCTCGTTTTATGCGGGTACGCTCGGGCTCGAGGTGGAGTCCGAGGACTCGTTCGCCCTCGTGTGCAAGGCCAATGGCACGACCCTCCGTATTCAAAAGGTCGATGCGTTGACGCCGCAGGTCTTCACGGTGCTGGGTTGGACGGTGCCGAGCGTCGCGGCGGCCGTCGACGCGCTCGCCCAACGTGGGGTGGCGTTCGAGCGCTACGAGGGCATGCCCCAAGACGAGCGCGGGATCTGGACGGCGCCGGGTGGTACACGCGTCGCCTGGTTCAAGGATCCGCACGGCAATACGCTCTCGCTCTCGGGGGGCTGA
- a CDS encoding protein kinase — protein MPNDAPNSRRETLPSGEVVGTLRPGETFAERYRLEDRVGSGGMGELFRAFDTRLQRRVALKVLRRDRNDASGSSPSEQTKGKTLSEASARILREARAAAALNHPNVVAIHDVGDRDGVPFIAMEYVKGKSLRAFVGSPVPSFETRLEWVIDVARALGAAHDRGLVHRDVKPDNVMIRDDGVVKVLDFGIARYHKAIPDSAAELRTYPSINESGERGTIDVPGPRVLGTPGYMAPEQIRGEACDGRADQFSWGVMAYELFTGKLPWSTDRGTFYVLTSVLTDDVKPLANVPFQISQTILRALEKKPEDRFDSMAQLIAACGVRTPSRVDVPGATDVTALLQANTGEAQMVDPHLVQRDEPSTAPKVKTMPSVVPFSRALAAGAVLGVAAASVFMVRALSHSEPASASPDAANVAVRPASAPLATLVTELEASPSCTRAAVARYHEGLTAMREATWELGMRAFEKAVEEDPKCPEAQLQLLLTGYFRYSIAHEREQFRHANALRDEMNERNRVFLDMLAPLVSWEPADREEAARRADAAVGHFPDDAQMLTVAAMVKSFAAHEVSTIEQARELGRRATELDPKDADAWQTQAVALVRLGKLDEGMAALDRCLEVAPGSGDCLEDRIRILRLRGQCTAASAAARRWIANVPSSSGAYRHLANALASEGAAVESVEAALEQYRNNVPEDSRKSSYLYHRLRLAALAGDFTNAEKLEESLSAEWKDSANVYDHVRTATLRMDVMAEEGKPARAAAIAEQFFRRRDAWTEGFWSSTMYEPYLLATLVQHGTIPEERWRTLTEKWEKDAAPTVSKTWGLRWGPVSMTRKQAAEAWKSRPTSGLASGSLEQPMSLRVISDTFEGRVAMMAGDHAQAIALLEPATKSCDSLEEPFTTTRAHLWLGQAKEEAGDIPGACTAYAEVVRRWGDAKPRSVTAEDAKRRRLSLGCK, from the coding sequence ATGCCGAACGATGCGCCCAATTCCCGTCGCGAAACGCTTCCCTCCGGGGAGGTCGTCGGGACGTTACGACCGGGCGAGACGTTTGCGGAACGTTACCGGTTGGAAGACCGCGTGGGCTCCGGCGGCATGGGCGAGCTCTTTCGAGCTTTTGACACCCGGCTCCAACGTCGGGTCGCGTTGAAGGTGTTGCGGCGTGACCGCAACGACGCGAGCGGTTCCAGTCCAAGTGAACAGACGAAAGGAAAGACGCTTTCGGAAGCCTCGGCCCGCATCCTGCGCGAAGCGCGCGCGGCGGCGGCGCTCAATCACCCCAACGTGGTGGCCATCCACGACGTCGGCGATCGCGATGGCGTGCCGTTCATCGCGATGGAGTACGTCAAAGGTAAATCGCTGCGGGCCTTCGTTGGCTCGCCGGTGCCGTCGTTCGAGACGCGGCTCGAGTGGGTGATCGACGTGGCGCGCGCCCTCGGGGCTGCCCACGACCGCGGCCTCGTGCACCGCGACGTCAAGCCGGACAACGTGATGATCCGCGACGACGGTGTGGTGAAGGTGCTCGACTTCGGCATCGCGCGCTACCACAAGGCGATTCCCGACAGCGCCGCGGAGCTGCGCACGTACCCGAGCATCAACGAATCGGGCGAGCGCGGCACGATCGACGTGCCCGGGCCGCGTGTGCTGGGGACGCCCGGCTACATGGCCCCGGAGCAGATCCGCGGCGAGGCGTGCGACGGGCGCGCCGACCAATTCTCCTGGGGCGTGATGGCCTACGAGCTGTTCACGGGGAAGCTGCCCTGGTCGACGGATCGCGGGACATTCTACGTTCTGACCTCGGTGCTCACCGACGACGTGAAGCCGCTGGCCAACGTGCCGTTCCAAATCTCGCAGACGATTTTGCGTGCGCTGGAGAAGAAGCCGGAAGATCGCTTCGACTCGATGGCCCAGCTCATTGCGGCGTGCGGCGTTCGCACCCCGTCGCGGGTGGATGTGCCCGGCGCGACCGACGTGACGGCGCTGCTGCAGGCGAACACCGGCGAGGCGCAGATGGTGGACCCGCACCTGGTGCAGCGGGACGAGCCGTCGACGGCGCCGAAGGTCAAGACGATGCCCTCCGTGGTGCCGTTTTCGCGGGCGCTGGCGGCAGGGGCCGTGCTGGGCGTGGCGGCGGCGAGCGTCTTCATGGTGCGTGCGCTCTCGCACAGCGAGCCGGCTTCGGCGTCACCGGACGCCGCCAACGTGGCGGTGCGCCCGGCGAGTGCGCCCTTGGCGACGCTGGTGACGGAGCTCGAGGCATCGCCTTCGTGCACGCGCGCGGCCGTGGCGCGTTACCACGAGGGACTGACGGCCATGCGCGAGGCCACGTGGGAGCTGGGGATGCGCGCCTTCGAGAAGGCGGTCGAGGAGGATCCCAAGTGCCCAGAGGCGCAGTTGCAGCTGCTGCTCACGGGGTACTTCCGTTACAGCATCGCGCACGAGCGCGAGCAGTTTCGGCATGCGAATGCGCTTCGCGACGAGATGAACGAGCGCAACCGCGTGTTCCTCGACATGCTGGCCCCCCTTGTGTCGTGGGAGCCCGCGGACCGTGAAGAGGCCGCGCGCCGGGCCGATGCCGCGGTGGGTCACTTTCCCGACGATGCGCAGATGCTGACCGTGGCGGCGATGGTGAAGTCGTTCGCCGCGCACGAGGTGTCGACCATCGAGCAAGCGCGCGAGCTGGGGCGCCGGGCGACGGAGCTCGATCCAAAGGACGCCGACGCCTGGCAGACGCAAGCCGTCGCGCTGGTGCGGCTGGGGAAACTCGACGAGGGCATGGCCGCTCTGGACAGATGCCTGGAGGTGGCGCCAGGCTCGGGCGACTGCCTGGAGGATCGCATCCGCATCCTTCGCCTGCGCGGGCAGTGTACGGCCGCAAGTGCGGCGGCGCGGCGCTGGATCGCCAATGTGCCCAGCAGCTCGGGCGCGTACCGTCATCTCGCCAACGCGCTCGCCTCGGAAGGTGCCGCGGTGGAGTCCGTGGAGGCGGCGCTCGAGCAATACCGCAACAACGTGCCCGAGGACTCGCGTAAGAGCTCGTACCTCTATCACCGGCTTCGTTTGGCCGCGCTCGCGGGGGACTTCACGAATGCGGAAAAGCTAGAGGAGAGCCTCTCCGCGGAGTGGAAGGACTCGGCCAACGTGTACGATCACGTGCGCACCGCCACCCTCCGCATGGACGTGATGGCTGAGGAAGGAAAGCCGGCGCGTGCTGCGGCCATCGCCGAGCAATTCTTCCGCCGAAGGGACGCCTGGACGGAGGGCTTCTGGAGCAGCACCATGTACGAGCCGTACCTTCTGGCGACGTTGGTGCAACACGGAACCATCCCCGAAGAGCGCTGGCGCACGCTCACGGAAAAGTGGGAGAAGGACGCTGCCCCCACGGTGAGCAAGACGTGGGGGCTTCGCTGGGGGCCGGTGAGCATGACGCGCAAGCAGGCGGCCGAAGCCTGGAAGTCGCGCCCCACGTCCGGACTCGCCTCGGGCTCGTTGGAGCAGCCCATGTCCCTGCGCGTCATCTCGGACACGTTCGAGGGACGCGTGGCCATGATGGCGGGCGACCACGCGCAAGCCATCGCGCTGCTCGAACCTGCGACGAAGAGCTGCGACAGCCTCGAAGAGCCCTTCACCACCACGCGGGCCCACCTCTGGCTGGGGCAAGCCAAAGAAGAAGCGGGCGACATCCCCGGCGCCTGCACCGCCTACGCCGAAGTGGTTCGCCGCTGGGGCGATGCCAAACCGCGCTCCGTCACCGCGGAAGATGCCAAACGCCGCCGGCTTTCCCTCGGCTGCAAATGA
- a CDS encoding AraC family transcriptional regulator, producing MYREYPPTRPLAPYVECFWTKRVDVSRTRVRQRVLPDGCMDILFYLDADRRPEGLVVGTMTRALLLVDESAAGDRVAAVRFRPGGAVAFLATPAHELTDMNIALDEVWRDTEGLGERLRTAASPAACVAELERELLLRLVNARPLDPLIGAAVGALRRVHDGPLRIGELARTLGVSRQHLAQKFKVHVGIGPKEFERVVRMTRLTERLLAPARAGQRTTTAELAYDLGYYDQAHMIHEFKALTGLTPREYAADVRDSIFPIQGPEAGAHSPA from the coding sequence GTGTACCGCGAATACCCCCCGACCCGACCGCTCGCGCCTTACGTCGAGTGCTTCTGGACGAAGCGCGTCGATGTGAGTCGCACGCGCGTGCGGCAACGCGTCCTGCCGGACGGGTGCATGGACATCCTCTTTTACCTCGATGCCGATCGGCGTCCCGAGGGCCTGGTCGTCGGCACCATGACGCGCGCCTTGCTTCTCGTGGACGAATCGGCGGCCGGCGATCGCGTCGCCGCGGTTCGTTTTCGGCCCGGTGGGGCGGTGGCGTTTCTCGCCACCCCGGCGCACGAGCTCACGGACATGAACATCGCGCTGGACGAGGTGTGGCGAGACACCGAGGGGCTCGGCGAGCGACTCCGCACCGCAGCCTCGCCGGCCGCGTGTGTCGCCGAACTGGAGCGGGAGCTGCTTCTCCGCCTCGTCAACGCGCGCCCGCTGGACCCGCTCATCGGCGCCGCCGTTGGCGCATTGCGCCGGGTGCACGATGGACCGCTGCGCATCGGCGAGCTGGCACGCACCCTGGGGGTCAGCCGCCAGCACCTCGCGCAGAAGTTCAAGGTCCACGTGGGCATCGGCCCCAAAGAGTTCGAGCGTGTCGTGCGCATGACCCGGCTCACCGAGCGCCTGCTCGCCCCCGCCCGCGCGGGCCAACGAACGACCACAGCGGAACTCGCCTACGACCTCGGCTACTACGACCAAGCGCACATGATTCACGAATTCAAAGCGCTCACCGGCCTCACCCCGCGCGAATACGCCGCCGACGTGCGCGATTCCATTTTTCCAATACAGGGCCCGGAGGCCGGCGCACACTCCCCGGCATGA
- a CDS encoding ATP-binding protein — protein MGSKPAKVAYETRLHLYALLGGAPAVATSLALLVFGDHAPKTVWTFGVLSVGAWLGLAAYVRADIVRSLRNVANLVAAVREGDYSLRGRAQRSDDALGEALGEVNALSAILREQRLESMEAMALLEKVIESVDVALFAFDHEHHLRLLNRAGERLLGPRPGGFVGASARDLGLDALLEGAAPRTFAMVFAGGKGPWELRRATFRQHGLQHELVVLADLHRALREEERAAWQRLVRVIGHEINNSLAPIQSIAGHMHGLLDEPDRPDDWEEDLRSGLSVIARRAEALGRFLRAYAQLARLPPPKLTDVDVAPWIARIAALETRVPLRVTPGPKVTMAADPDQLDQLLINLVRNAAEATLETKGSGIELTWLHTAGAVEVLVLDDGPGISNTENLFVPFFTTKPSGSGIGLVLARQIAEGHGGTLALESREGHRGCAARLRIPVA, from the coding sequence ATGGGATCAAAGCCGGCTAAAGTCGCCTACGAGACGCGCCTGCATCTGTACGCGCTGCTCGGCGGCGCGCCGGCCGTGGCCACCTCGTTGGCGCTGCTCGTCTTTGGCGACCATGCGCCGAAGACGGTGTGGACCTTCGGTGTGCTCTCCGTCGGTGCGTGGCTCGGCCTGGCCGCGTACGTGCGCGCCGACATCGTGCGCTCGCTCCGCAACGTGGCGAACCTCGTGGCCGCCGTGCGCGAGGGTGACTACTCACTGCGCGGGCGTGCGCAGCGCTCCGACGATGCGCTGGGAGAGGCTCTGGGCGAGGTGAACGCGCTGAGCGCGATCCTCCGCGAGCAACGGCTCGAATCGATGGAGGCCATGGCCTTGCTCGAAAAGGTCATCGAGTCGGTCGACGTCGCGCTCTTCGCCTTCGACCACGAGCACCACCTTCGTCTCCTGAACCGCGCCGGTGAACGACTCCTCGGCCCGCGCCCAGGCGGCTTCGTGGGCGCGAGCGCGCGCGATCTCGGCCTCGACGCGTTGCTCGAAGGGGCCGCGCCGCGCACCTTCGCGATGGTGTTCGCCGGTGGCAAGGGCCCGTGGGAACTGCGCCGCGCCACCTTTCGCCAGCACGGCCTGCAGCACGAGCTCGTGGTGCTCGCCGACCTGCACCGCGCCCTGCGCGAAGAGGAACGCGCAGCCTGGCAGCGCCTCGTGCGGGTCATCGGTCACGAGATCAACAATTCGCTCGCGCCGATCCAATCCATCGCCGGGCACATGCACGGTCTTCTCGACGAGCCGGATCGCCCCGACGACTGGGAAGAAGATTTGCGCAGCGGCCTCTCGGTGATCGCGCGCCGCGCGGAGGCCCTGGGGCGCTTTTTGCGCGCCTACGCCCAACTCGCGCGCCTCCCGCCGCCCAAGCTCACCGACGTCGACGTCGCCCCCTGGATCGCGCGCATCGCCGCACTCGAGACGCGCGTCCCGCTGCGGGTCACCCCCGGGCCGAAGGTCACCATGGCGGCGGATCCGGACCAACTCGATCAGCTGCTCATCAACCTCGTGCGCAACGCGGCCGAGGCCACCCTGGAAACGAAGGGCAGCGGCATCGAGCTCACCTGGCTCCACACCGCCGGCGCGGTGGAGGTCCTCGTGCTCGACGATGGCCCCGGGATCTCCAACACCGAGAACCTCTTCGTGCCCTTCTTCACCACGAAGCCGAGCGGCTCGGGCATCGGCCTCGTGCTCGCCCGCCAAATCGCCGAAGGCCACGGCGGCACCCTCGCACTCGAATCGCGCGAGGGGCACCGCGGCTGCGCGGCGCGCCTGCGCATCCCCGTGGCATAG
- a CDS encoding sigma-54 dependent transcriptional regulator — translation MASSPRILIADDQSDIVEALRLLLKREFTVHTAASPAAVLEVAGREELDLVLMDLNYARDTTSGKEGFELLDKLRELDAALPVVVMTAWGSIEGAVEAVRRGARDYVQKPWESARLLATLRTQVELGSALRRSRRLEQEASRQRAQQLPKMIADAPAMKPVLALIERVAPSDANVLILGEHGTGKEVIARRMHEGSLRASKPFVAVDAGGLSPSLFESELFGHVRGAFTDAKADRVGCFELADGGTLFLDEIGNLPIAQQVKLLRVIQTGEFHPVGSSRTRRANVRVLAATNVDIGREVVEGRFREDLLYRLNTVEVHLPPLRERREDIGGLAMHFLERVAARYGKPVRALSPGAMRALTEHSWPGNVRELEHVMERSVLMATGDAIAAEDLGLRKPAHAPVAAAPTADAAGDEGLTLEQIEYHAIQRALARAGGNVNDAAVALGLSRSALYRRLQAHGIKAG, via the coding sequence GTGGCATCATCCCCCCGCATTCTCATTGCCGATGATCAGTCGGACATCGTCGAAGCGCTGCGCCTCTTGTTGAAGCGCGAGTTCACCGTCCACACGGCGGCGTCGCCGGCGGCGGTGCTCGAGGTGGCCGGGCGCGAGGAGCTCGACCTCGTGTTGATGGACCTGAATTACGCGCGCGACACCACCTCGGGCAAGGAGGGCTTCGAGCTTCTGGACAAGCTGCGCGAGCTCGATGCCGCGCTGCCCGTGGTGGTGATGACCGCGTGGGGGAGCATCGAAGGGGCGGTGGAGGCCGTGCGGCGCGGGGCGCGGGACTACGTGCAGAAGCCGTGGGAGTCGGCGCGGCTTCTGGCGACGTTGCGCACGCAGGTCGAATTGGGGAGTGCGCTGCGCCGCTCGCGGAGGCTGGAGCAGGAGGCGTCGCGGCAGAGGGCGCAGCAGTTGCCCAAGATGATTGCCGATGCCCCGGCGATGAAACCGGTGCTGGCGCTCATCGAGCGCGTCGCGCCCTCGGATGCCAATGTGCTCATTTTGGGCGAGCACGGCACGGGCAAAGAGGTCATCGCCCGCCGCATGCACGAGGGCTCGCTGCGTGCCTCGAAGCCGTTCGTCGCCGTCGATGCCGGTGGTCTCTCGCCGAGCCTCTTCGAGAGCGAGCTTTTCGGTCACGTGCGCGGCGCCTTCACCGACGCCAAGGCGGACCGCGTCGGCTGCTTCGAGCTGGCCGACGGCGGCACGTTGTTCCTGGACGAGATTGGCAACTTGCCCATCGCGCAGCAGGTGAAGTTGCTGCGCGTCATTCAAACGGGCGAATTTCACCCCGTGGGTTCGTCCCGCACGCGCCGCGCCAACGTGCGCGTGCTCGCCGCCACCAACGTGGACATCGGGCGCGAGGTGGTCGAGGGACGCTTCCGCGAGGACTTGCTCTATCGCCTGAACACGGTGGAAGTGCACCTCCCGCCGCTGCGCGAACGCCGCGAGGACATCGGCGGGCTGGCCATGCATTTTCTCGAGCGAGTGGCCGCGCGCTACGGGAAACCGGTGCGTGCGCTCTCTCCGGGGGCGATGCGCGCGCTCACCGAGCATTCATGGCCGGGCAATGTGCGTGAGCTCGAGCACGTGATGGAGCGCTCGGTGCTCATGGCCACCGGTGATGCGATTGCCGCGGAAGATCTCGGCCTGCGCAAGCCGGCCCACGCGCCCGTTGCCGCGGCTCCCACTGCGGACGCTGCCGGCGACGAAGGCCTCACGCTCGAGCAAATCGAGTACCACGCGATTCAGCGCGCGCTCGCCCGGGCGGGGGGAAACGTAAACGACGCGGCGGTCGCGCTTGGACTTAGCCGCAGCGCTCTCTATCGTCGGCTCCAGGCCCATGGGATCAAAGCCGGCTAA
- a CDS encoding ABC transporter ATP-binding protein, giving the protein MIRMEGITRIFTTDEVETHALSEVHLEIERGEFVSIEGPSGSGKTTLLSVLGLLDAPDSGTYLLGGERVDGLSPLEAARVRNRQIGFVFQSFNLIGDLSVYENVELPLTYRDMPPAERKKRVEAALERVGMGHRAKHMPGQLSGGQQQRVAVARAVAGEPLILLADEPTGNLDSRNGDLVMGLLRDLHAAGTTICMVTHNPEYAQQATRTVHLFDGRIVRENRAPLAQAANQ; this is encoded by the coding sequence ATGATTCGCATGGAAGGCATCACGAGGATCTTCACGACCGACGAGGTCGAGACACACGCGCTTTCCGAGGTGCACTTGGAAATCGAGCGCGGGGAGTTCGTCTCCATCGAGGGACCCTCGGGCTCCGGAAAAACGACGCTGCTCTCGGTGCTGGGGCTGCTCGACGCGCCCGATTCGGGCACGTACCTTTTGGGCGGCGAACGGGTCGACGGGCTTTCGCCGCTCGAGGCCGCGCGCGTGCGCAATCGCCAGATTGGGTTCGTCTTTCAGAGCTTCAATTTGATCGGCGATCTATCGGTCTACGAAAACGTGGAGCTGCCGCTCACCTACCGCGACATGCCGCCGGCCGAGCGAAAGAAGCGGGTCGAGGCCGCGCTCGAGCGTGTGGGCATGGGGCACCGCGCGAAGCACATGCCGGGGCAGCTTTCGGGCGGCCAGCAGCAGCGAGTGGCCGTGGCCCGCGCGGTGGCCGGCGAGCCGTTGATCCTGCTGGCCGACGAGCCGACGGGAAACTTGGACTCGCGCAACGGTGACCTGGTGATGGGGTTGCTGCGCGATTTGCACGCAGCGGGCACCACCATTTGCATGGTGACCCACAACCCCGAGTATGCGCAGCAGGCGACGCGAACGGTGCATCTGTTCGATGGACGCATCGTGCGCGAGAATCGGGCGCCGCTCGCCCAAGCCGCCAATCAATAA
- a CDS encoding HlyD family efflux transporter periplasmic adaptor subunit produces the protein MSNDVPRQKPKKKKVKLAVGIAVAIVAVVTVALARTRGAAPTVDRATVWIDTVKHGAMLREVQGVGSLVPEQIRWLTATTPARVADVRARSGAAVQPDTVVVVLDNPDLVLQSLEADRQKTAAEAEIVNLEARLRNQHLAQEAQVVGLNADAVESARRAEADGELSRRGFLSKLEMAQSQGRAEALDGRVQLEKKRLGSLEKEASAQLASQRAQVERLASIAEFRRRQLDELHVRAGVAGVLADVPVQVGQWVTQGVVLGKVAQPEKLKAELRVAETQAKDVQIGQSVTVDTRNGLVQGRVIRMDGAVQNGTVKIDVGFDVPLPQGARPDLSVDGRIEIERLDGVLYVGRPPMATPAGSVTAFKVVGDEAVRVPVQLGRSSVKTVEVVSGLREGDSVILSDMSAWASVDRIRLK, from the coding sequence ATGAGCAACGACGTTCCCAGGCAAAAGCCGAAAAAGAAGAAAGTGAAGCTCGCGGTGGGTATCGCCGTGGCCATCGTCGCGGTGGTGACGGTGGCCCTGGCGCGCACGCGCGGTGCCGCGCCCACCGTGGACCGGGCCACGGTGTGGATCGATACGGTGAAACATGGGGCGATGCTGCGCGAGGTGCAGGGCGTGGGAAGCCTGGTGCCCGAGCAAATTCGCTGGCTCACCGCGACGACGCCCGCGCGGGTCGCGGACGTGCGTGCGCGCTCCGGCGCCGCCGTCCAGCCGGACACGGTGGTGGTGGTCCTGGACAATCCGGACTTGGTGCTGCAGTCCTTGGAGGCGGACCGGCAAAAGACCGCCGCCGAGGCGGAGATCGTGAACTTGGAGGCGCGGCTGCGCAATCAGCACTTGGCGCAGGAGGCGCAGGTCGTCGGACTGAACGCCGATGCCGTGGAAAGTGCCCGCCGCGCCGAGGCCGACGGCGAGCTTTCCCGGCGCGGCTTTCTCTCGAAGCTGGAAATGGCGCAATCGCAGGGCCGCGCGGAGGCCCTCGATGGCCGCGTGCAGCTCGAGAAGAAGCGCCTCGGATCGCTGGAAAAAGAAGCGAGCGCGCAACTCGCGTCGCAGCGCGCGCAGGTGGAGCGGCTCGCGTCGATCGCCGAATTTCGTCGCCGCCAGCTCGACGAGCTGCACGTGCGCGCGGGGGTCGCGGGCGTGCTGGCCGATGTCCCCGTGCAGGTCGGCCAATGGGTGACGCAAGGGGTGGTGCTCGGGAAGGTCGCCCAGCCGGAAAAGCTGAAGGCCGAGTTGCGCGTGGCCGAGACGCAGGCGAAGGACGTGCAAATCGGCCAATCCGTCACCGTGGACACGCGCAATGGCCTGGTGCAAGGCCGCGTGATCCGCATGGATGGCGCCGTTCAAAATGGCACGGTGAAGATCGACGTCGGCTTCGACGTTCCCCTGCCGCAGGGCGCGCGCCCCGACTTGAGCGTGGACGGGCGCATCGAAATCGAGCGGCTCGACGGAGTCCTCTACGTGGGGCGCCCGCCGATGGCAACACCCGCCGGCAGCGTGACGGCCTTCAAGGTGGTCGGCGACGAGGCGGTGCGGGTGCCGGTGCAGCTCGGTCGCTCGTCGGTGAAGACCGTCGAGGTCGTGAGCGGCTTGCGCGAAGGCGATTCGGTAATTCTTTCGGACATGTCGGCATGGGCCTCGGTGGATCGGATTCGGCTCAAGTAG